TGCCATCTTGTAGTACCTGGAGTCTGCAATTAAGGTCAGACCCTGCTAGGGATAGCACGGTCTATATATGCAGTAGACAAAAAGAACTTTTTTGTCTaaagaaaaagcccaaaacaccaaaaaaagccCCCATGGAAATGCAGCATCAAAATAAACACCTTTACTGTGGAGACCTTTGGGGGTCTTCAAGAACATGTGAAGGAACTTCACAAAGTAGGAGGCAGAAAAACACCGGCAGCTCAAGTACCTCAGAAAGGTCAGGGGCTCGCACTTCACACCAGGAGCACAGGATGAGAACGAGGATGTTATGTTCTCTCATCCCAGGCTCCAGTGATAAAGAGAAGGACAATCTATTTTAAGGGGCTTACAGAACTGAATGGCAGAGAAACAGCAGGTGCAAGGCAAATGAGAGGGACCTGTTaagcaaaggcaaaaaaaaatccaaccaaaccaaaccaacaaccaTATGCAAAAAACCAGGAAGCATCCTCGTtaggaattcagtgagaaaatGCTCTAGCAAAGTCATCTAAGGTACCCAGAAGTGTGTCTGGAGCCTCACTTGCGTAACTACTACAGAGAAGCCCCTGAACTTCTTTCTAATGGTTTAACTGTTCATcttccccctgcctctgttcaGATTTGAACATGTTCTACAGTGAAAGGGTTGTGCAGCCTGTGAGCCTCATtacaacaaaacaaataaaaaaatccccatcaCAAAAAAAGCAGCCTACCCTGCAACAGAGATTTTAGAGCCCTTAGTAAGGCCTGTAGACTGGCTTAAAATCCTAGCCCTGGGGTTTGACCCCAGAAATTTGCTcttaaaacacttaaaaaaaatacagtacatCTGACTGTATAGATTATTTGAAAGTAAAGTCTGCAAAAGGACTAAGAGAAAAGAGGCATTTATAAACTCCTATATTCATTTTAAAGTCAAGTCACATAAACCCATGACTTTTTTTCAGCCAATATTCTTTGATGTTATTTTACTTTAAGTTAGCTAAAAACCAAGCCAAGAAACCCCATTACTTGTATAATTTCAAATCCTCCACATCTTGAGCCATTTTTGTCCTTCATCACAATTTGCACTATCAAACTTGGGTCACCCTTTAAAGTTTCAGCAGTTGTGCTAACTGTGTGCAGCTTCACTGACTActgaggcacagctggatcacACCCACCAATACCAAGTCAAATCAAAAAACTGATATCAATATACCAGATGCATTCTTCCTCCGGTGCTGCAAGAGTAAGTGGTATTCTTGTTTGGAGAAAAGCCATCTTCTGGGATCCTCTCACACATTCGCTGAGTGTAACCACTGGCAAAGTTCATGCAGTGGCTGTTTGTGAAGCACACAGGGTGCCCGCTTGGATAATGCATTGTGCTTCTCCCTTTGTACTGTCCACCAAGGTGCTGCTCCCTTTCAGGGTACTGAGGGCCACTGAGGCCACCAACACAGTGCTCGCTGCTCAAGATGTACTGCTCGGTGTTCTTTGACACTCTCTCCCCACTCTGGGGCTGCATCATCTCTGCTGGGTTTTGGGACTGTTCTTGGTTGTACATGAAAGTGTCTTTGTGGGCCCTAGTGACCATACCGATCACCTCCTCCTTAGCCATGTCAGCACTAGGAGGGGGAGAAGGGCTTTTGATGGTTTCTCGCTCTTGTTTGGGCTTGGAGGAAAGATCTTCTTGAGGTGCTTGGTCTTGATGTTCCGTCAATGCTTCGTTGGGCAAGTGACCGCTGAACTGACTGTTCATCATGGTTTTCATGGCACTCTGCATTTCAATCAACATTCTCTGTTTCTCACGTTTGGGAATACGGCCAAATCGAACAGCTACCAAGGTGGAGAAATGGATAGTGgtggaaaaaggcaaaaaaaaaatagaagtcaGTCCTGAAAGTGTTAGTATGCACACAGAAAATACACACCCCCCTCAGAAAATCCTGCCTTTTAAGACAAGATTTTAACTGCTCTCACCAATACTACAGCAGGGGTATTACCAGTGAAGTCAAAGAGCTTCTGGGGCATAGGACTGGCATGAATACAAATGTATGCCATTGTTTAGGGAGAAGGCAGCTCTAAGGCACACAGCCTGTAATGCCTTTTCCCCTTTTGTCTTAAACCTGGCTCTGCATTATACACACAGTTGTGTTAACTGAAGAAGCGTCAGGCTTTAAGATTGGATCTATTAAATCAGCACAACTTCATGAGCTGACAATTAGCTGAATATAAACAGAGTTCATATCATCTTTGCATAATAAGACAGGTCCTCACTGACCAATTACGTAACTTACCAAAACAAGAGAATCAATGCTGAACGAAGCTTACCTTGGCAAATTTTCTTGGTAACTTTGCCTTGACAAGGACATTTTCTGCTGGCAAGGGGATGGGCATCATTGTGGCTGCAGCACTTTTGACCCTGTCCTAGGGAATCTACAACTGCCTCTACCACCCTGTCCAACCGCAGCCGCACAAGGGCTTATAACCAGTTTCGACTGATGTAATTATGCAGTAGTCCATCATTAATGTAACTAAGTCTCTTTCATTAAAGCAGGTGCAACCTTGTGCGCAAACAAGCGCCTAGGGGATGAAATAACTCCTATGCATGACAAGAACTCGGAACAATTATTTAAAGTAAGTTTTAACACTCCACCCACTAAATTATTAACAGCCCAAGATTCCTAGTTCTTGTGAAATAAACACCCAGAGAAAATTTAAAAGTGAAACAGAAGGAAGAGTTCTGGTTGTGGCAGTAAGTTGTAGCAGAAAAATGAACTACACTTTCAGCATTGTTTATTAAAATGGCTCAAGGAGTAGACAGCAAGCAAGGTAGTCAGAGACAGACCAGTATCAACATTTCCTCCTtgcccttcctctccctctaagaaaagaaagaaaaaaaaaaaaaaaagagcagataCATGCTCATCCTAAGCACCCAAAGCTAACTCTTTAGGCTCTACGGTGACTACTCTAAAGCTATCAGGTTGGGCAGAATTCCCTTTCATTGAAAAAGTAATAGtaacaaaagaaaatagaaaaaacaaagacaaaaaaaaaagaaaaatatgagtCTTGTTCAGATTCAGGTAGGATACAGCTGTAAGACTTAACATTAAACCAAAATCTAGACACTTTTTACAACCATCCCCCTGGCAGGCTACTGCAGCACATCCCACTGCATCAGCTCCACAGGCAGGAggacagctctgcagctgcccgCAGTACCACTTCACCAGCCCAGGACACTCATGGAGCAAGAAGGCAAGCTGAACTAAATGCTCTCAGACAGGGAACCTCTCTTTGACAATAGGGCTTGGCTGATTTGTCTGCCATTAAGACCCTCAGCAATTGGTTTTGAGGTGGACAGCAGATTCCCTCTCAGAGAATCCCTTCTCAGTACAGGAACGTACCATCTCTTGACATCCCAACAGACAGGCATTTTTTGAAACGACACTGCTGGCATCTGTTCCTATTCATTCTCATTATAGAACAGTTGTTATTCTTCAAGCATTTCTTATACTGGATGTTTTGCTGAATGCTTCTTCTGAAAAAACCCTGTAAAtaagcaaaaaaccccacaactaTCATTACAGCACATGTCAAATCCTTCCATCTCTCTGCGAGCACAGTAAACCTCACTGCATCACATCAGATTTTAAAGAACTTGGTACTCTTCATTACTTACTTCCCCTCTATGTGTGATCTGTATGTAATGTGAACTAGTTATGATTTCTAATTACAGAAGATGCTAAGTTGTTCCCTGCACAGTCAGCACCTAAGAGCAGAGTATCTCCAATATTACCTCTATCACTGTACCAACAGTTCCTAAGACATGCTCTCAAGCATCTATGACATCAAGTGCAAAGATGGGAGTCAGAATAATGTATTTTGACTTCCATCTCTGCAGTTTGGCAATGAAACCATCCTGCTGCACCACATGACCTTCAAAGGTAGTTTTTTCAAACAACTCTTTATGCTAATAAGCTCCTTCACAGAACATAACATTTGCAATGTTACAGATTAAGAAAATACGTATCTAGGCTTTCCCCTGTGGTATAAAGAAATGCTTTTCCAAAGCTGTTTTATTctgtgccccagcccaggtGACAACTCACACCCACTATCTCTTAATGCAATTAACATGCATATGTCTTGCGTGACATGGTTCTTACCACCTCTGCTTCCAGCTCCTGTTCTCTGCGGTGCGCTCCAAGTCAGGCAGGATTGGACAAGGGGTGGGAACAGAAAGTACTGCGGAGTTTGGAAAACACTGCGTATTCCTAAGTGGTTTGCCTGTTCCCTACAGCTTCTAAAATTTCTCATATTTAACAGAGAACTATACCAAAATTTGTTTTGGCAGTAtcacccctttttcccctatgGGGAGAACTTGAGCATTTCACCAGCAGAAAGGTGAGCAGAAATATAGCTCACCTTGCAGCCCTCACAGGCATGAACACCATAATGAAATCCTGAAGCGACATCTCCACAGACTTTGCAAAGAAGAACCATGCCATTAAATTCTAGAATCAAACAAAAAAGTCAAGGATATAGAAACCAGTGATAACTGCAGGAACATGTTTCCAGCTTTTAAAACCTGGACTTAAATTGAAATATGTCAAGTCAGTTCAACACatgaaaaaatacagcagaagaACAGACAACATGAATGTACAAACCCCCTAAACAGTTCAGAAGGTAGCAGTGCAAGGGTGGGGGGAAAAGAGGACAAACACGAAGCACTCACACAAATAGGGAGAAAGCACACATTCACTGGGCTGTCAGAGTAGCACTGCactcagcagcagaaaaagaaagtcTGCTTACATTTAAGCACTTTTAAAAGGACCATTCAGTTAACTAGGCCACCAAAGTTCAGGCTCAATCTGTTTTTTCCATCAAGACAAGAAAGCCTATGAAAGGCTACAGTTTCTCCAACAGAGAATAAACACTTTTTCTTAAAAACCAGAAATACTAAAGGACACTTCATAATATATTCAACACTGGCCATACACTGTACCTATCTGATAACAATTTAGGACTGGTAACTCAGCCATGTCTACATATGTAGAGAGCACTCATTTGAGTGCATATCCAGAATGGCTTGCACACTTGAACTTGAAAATACCCTCTCAATCCTGTAAAAATGCTTATGGTTTAGGTTTTTTAAGTTTTTCCCCACCTATTTTATTTCAGCTTGTCAATAAAATTTTTCTGCAAGTCCTAAGTGCTGGTCTAGCATTGGTTTCACTGAAGCCAATGGGAATTTTACCAGTGAGTTCAGTAACCACAAAGTTACCTTAATCCAACTGAGACAGCTGGAAATACTCCCACAGAAACATATTCTACCAGAAAAATAACTTATTTGACATTTGGGTTTCATTTGTAAAGAGGAACTAAAACATTTTTTACggttttcaaaaagaaaaagaaccaaaccacaactttttctttttttttaaacacagtcAGTACTGAGCTTAAAAAGTTATCTATCTGAACAATTTACAACAGGTTTCATTTCAGGAACCTCTGCCCTGATACCAAAATCCTACTaactaaataatttttaagtaaaTGTTCTTACTAAGAACTTAAGGTAGGAAcactaagaaaaataaacaacaaaccaacaaaaaaccctatTTGAGATAGAATTATTAGACACTTATTCTAGCTTCAGAACAATCCAAAATGATAAAACAATTCTGCCAATAACAGAATTCAGCCTTCAAAAGACTAAAATTCAGATGTTTGCTGAATCATTCATTCCAGTacttattttacttattttgaaTCCTGCCCTTCCAAAACTGTTCAAATATACTTCTCTACCACTGATCTTTCCTGATTACCAAAAGAAGCGTAAAGTAAATACATTGAGATATATTGTTATATGTACTTTAAAAGGCCATTCTTTAGTTCCAGTTTacaagtgttttatttttcacatcCACAGAATTATGACTTGGAATCAAAAAGATAACTGTTCCACCCACAGCTATAGAAGTATTACGCTTGGgtaatttattttgttcctCACAGCtggtggggggagggaaggtgaAGGGGCAGGGGACAGAATATGAGAGAACAGAGAAACTAGATTTCCAAGACGGCTCCATAAATACTCTTGAAGTCAATTTCTGATTATATCACCTTTACTTCACTTCTTTTTAACCAACTGTTTGCTTTTGCTAAGATCAGTTTTCACTAATGAAAATTTGAAGTAAAGCTAGACTGTATTTATGGACTGTTTGAAGTTGGCAGCAATGGGACCCCCATTGTATTAGCATTTGTATGGCAATACCACATGTATTACCAGACATATAATGCCAAAAGATAAAAATGGAGGCTTTACTACGCGCCTACACCACAACCCAAAGGGAGACCTGATTGAAGAAACGAGGTTGTAATACATAAGAGGAAAATGGTGTTGTCAGGGACAGGCACGAAACGTACTTGTGACTCCATTATGGCCTTTTGTCAAGCCAGCAACACTCGACTGGTTTGTTTTAATAGTCTCCTCTAGCCGATCGCTCTTCGGTGCCCCGTCAGAGCTTTCACTGCTCCGGCCATTGCATCCGCTTTCCGAGGAGGAGCTGTTTGGAGGAGATGGTACAGGCGAAGAGGACGACTGGAAACCGCTGTCTGAGCTCTCGCTGTGACATGAGGCTGGGCTAGATGCCGAGCTCGAAGAGCTGATGTAAGCTATCACACCCCctaaggcaagaaaaaaaaggcagcacgTAGTGACATAACCAGCAGACATGCACTGCTGCCATGTGAGCCACGCCGTGACCCAGCACCACCAGATCAGCCATTACATGCTCCTGGGAGcactcctttccctccctctctccctcaaGCTTGTCTCCATTTGTTTTCTTCGGCTGACCTCCCAGTCTGCCTCATCCCCTTCTCCCATCTTATCAACCTCCTCTGGTCCAGGCCAAGATGAAATGGCATAACCAAAAGACGGAGCAACAAGCCATGGTGCTGGAAGGatggggcagcagggacagggcatgGAGTGACCCAGAGAGGGTTTCCTTGGCCACCCTCTGAGCAGAGCTCATCTGGAGCCAGAGCAAAGACAGGATCTTACAGCGCTGTGGAGCCAGAATGCAAACAAGCTAGGTTAGGGACAGAAATAGGGCACAGAGAAAGACTTCATGCAGGCTACATgccagaggcacagaaaggaagggctgggaggtgCTCACGATGCAGAAGGGAAGGGGGCAAGGGAAGGAAGTAGCACTGCAGTCTGGTTAGCCTACTGAATGCCATTTGTCCGATTGCAAGCCTTTGTAGCCTTTCTAGCAGCAGCTAAACTCCAACTGCCAGTCTGCTATTTGCAAACAGCCTCTGTCCTGCCGCATCTTGCAATCTGACACACTTGAGAATCCCTCATATGAAACAGCTTTTTGTCCTCAGGCAGACCTGGGAGCAGTTCTGGCTTTTCACAGGCGCCTTCTTCTTGCTCGTAAGCAAGAGAAATTGTTTGCACTTCATATGAGTTTGTCTCCAAGACTCAGCATTTCAAAAGTCAATATAAAAACATTTGATATTTcactcaaaaatttcaaaaGCCATAACCGTGAAACTGTTTACATAAATTACACTCAGTATGTTCTACATTTTATGCCTCTATTGCTCAGTAGACTCTCTTCACTGATGACTAAGGGCATTGCAGCAAGGAACTCCACACACCAGTAAGAACTCAAAACTGCCTtcctttggaggaaaaaaggacatACTGGTGTATGTACAGAGTCCTTGATCACCTGGCATGGCAGGCAGAGGCTGTAGCATCTTACATCAGCCATACTCTCCTCACAGATAAAAGCAGTGCTATTATACAACCCTGGAAACACCACTGCTTGCAGGGAACAATTCTGACTTAAAAATTTTCAATACTTTTATTACACATAACGGTCCTCTTAGCTTCTCTGCAGCAACAAAACTGGCCCACTTCTTCttcaacatttcatttttttctaccAAGGAAACCCTTGGCAGGAGGGTTCCCTAAACAGCACACAGCCCAGGAggctcctggcagagctgcctgggagcAGAAGTCAGACTAAGGGGCCATGTGACACGTGCAGGACGCACAGACTGCTGCTCACGTTCCCGGTGTCCCTGCACCCTGCCACAGGGGTTGGTCCcgcagagatttttttttttttttaagaaatcctCCACACAACATAGCACACATTCCGGATCAGGTTTTCATAGAAAGGAGGATTGGCAAGGGGGTCACGAGTTCAGCCACAGCGTGAGAAACAAGGCATCATCAGCCACCCGTGCTGGGCTAAGCCACCACCTGTTTGACGAAGGTCTGTGCCATCCCCCAGCGCTGCACGCGCCTCTGCCAGGTGCCAGGACAAAGCTCACTGTTCACCTGGTCCAAGGGAGGCACCGGGCTTCTCAGCAGGCGCCATCCTTATCGGCAAGGGGCAGATCGGGACACGCaagcacagcccctgcagggaacTCCACGTTTCTCCACGCTGCCACCGCGCCCATTATCTTTAAACCCTGCTCATAAAAGAGATGCTCTTTTCCCTCAAGGGTAAGTCCAATGTCACAGACGAGCACAGAAAGTGTGTGCCTGTGGGGGAGTTTCACCCTGGTCTCCTGagagctggaggagctccagATAGCTGGGCTGCTCTGGCACCCTAGAGAGCTTGGCAGTCTTGCCAGCGTCACACTCCCAATTCCTCGTACTTTTTGTTATTTTAGAAATTACACTTCCTTGTGAACCCTGTTTTTGTTTGGTCAGCAGTCAAAAGTTGACTCTCACACAgagcacagggtgacatctcagaacAAAGAGCACAGACACGGAGCACGTACGCATGCACACGGGTGCTGGCACTCCGCAGAAAGGGGGTACCGGGGTGCTCGGTAGAGGAGGCAGCCCCGGTTCTGTGAACTGCCAGGGATCTTCATAGGGAACCCACCTGCCGGAGGGTGGTGAAATGAGTCCTTTGGGCTACGCGGAGCCGCGCTACTGCTGCTGCGGCGGCACCGCCGGCTGAGTGACAAGGACCCTTTGGGCTTTTCCTGGCGGGATTCCCGTTAAGGATGGGGCAGGGGGCACGGCAACGTGCTGGCATTCCATTAACAAAGATCTGGGAAGCGGTAACGCCGCAGGGGCGCAAAGCAGGCGGCGAACTGGCCGGgagacccaaccggcccccggGACGCTGCGGCAGCAGGGGCTCCCCGGCCGGCACTCCCGACACCGCCGATCTCCCTGGCTAACAAAGCGGGAAGGGAGCGGGGAGCGCGGTCACCGTGCCCGCAGCCGCCCTCCCGCCTCACCCCATTCCACCGCACCGGGGCTGCGGCTTTTCCCTGCCGCGGTCACGCGGCTCCGGGGCTGGAAGAGCCGGGCCCGCCCTGCGCTGCCCCCGGGCCGCCCCCTCCCCGTTACACAACACCGCCCCCGCGCATCGGGACGGGCCGcgtgccgccgccgccgcacaCGGCCGCACCGCGTGTCCCCCCGCGACCCCGCGCACTCCCCCGCAGCACGCCGCGCCGCCGGCCGCCCGCCTGGCCCCCCCACCCCGCGCTccgccgcggcgggggcggagccgcgggggcggggccgcccggCGCCGCAGCTGCGGCGCGGCCCCACGTGTCCCcggcgcgcccccgccgccgccgccgccgccccgaaTGTAGGTCACCAAAACAGCGGCCGCCCGCGCGCCTCACGTGtccgcgccgcccgccgccccgcgccgccgccccgccgctaTTATGCAATGCGCGCGTCACCGCCCCGCGCGGCCAATGAGCGGGCGCGCCGCGCGGAACGTAAACACAGCGCGCACATGGCTCGCCCGGCGGGTCCATGTGAGGCGGCGCGGGGCCGTCCCGGCCaccagcggggccggggccgggctgcgccgccgcccgccgcgctccccccgcccgccgcgccccggccGACCCCCGcccgcacccccgcgcccgcccggccccgcgggagCGTTCCGCACAGCTGCCCCCCGCAGCGGCCGACCTCGCTTACCCGCACTGACTTCCATGGCGACCTCCTCCCGCAGGGGCACGGGCGGCGCCGCGCTGGGTTCCGCCGGGCCCGGCTCGGCTCCGGTCGGCGCGGCGCGGCTCCGCTCGGTCGTTGTCTTCTCAGCTCCGTGTCCCCGCCGCAGCCCTACATGCAGCCGGCGGgaggctggcagggagggagggaggcgaCCGCGCCGTCTCCTGTCAGAGCAGCGGGTGCGCGTCCCCGCCGCGGCGCCCTCCCCTTTACAACAAAAGCGCTCTCGGGGAGCCGCGCAGAGCGAGTGCGGcaccgccgcccgccccgcccctaccccgccccgccccggcggccgccccgccccgcccccggccgcccccctCACCCAGTGACACACTTTCCGCGCCGGCGGCACCGCTCACGTGCGGCGGGAGCGTGCGGGAGCGCGGGGGCactgcggcggcggcgggggcagcGCACGGAGCGGGGTCCCCCCGCCCCTCGCCGGGCGGTGCGGCGGGGGGGCCCCGCCGAGGTCACCGCCGCTGCCGCAACCGGAGTGGCGCTCGCCCACCGCGGCCGCGGGGCAAGGTGAGGGGCGGCGGTGTGTGTCAGCTGCTCCGGCGCCGGGCACCGGCAGGAAATGCCACCGCTGTGACTGCCGCAGCTGACGAGCTCTCTCCTATCCCGACACGAGCATCTGACAGCTCCCAGTTCCAACTGTCAGCGCTCCGTGCCCTCTTAGCCGCGTGTTTTCTCACTGCCGGGAAAAGGGAATATCCGGGAGAGACCTCTCTCGGCAGCGCACTCACACCGCTGCAGCCATAGTCTCTCCCTCTGCAGCCATAGGGAGAGGCCGTCACACAGTTGATCCCAATCTCCGTCTCTCCTGTTTTCTGCCAGGACGTGATTTTGTCACTCCCAGAGCGATTCCAGCCTCTAATACCTTATGACATGCAGTGATGTCTCTGGGAACAGACCTCCCGCAACGGGGGAGGCATGCGCCCCCAGAGGACCTAAAGCAGGGGTGTGCCAGCCAGGGTCCCCATACTCCCGCTCCCAGAAGGAAACCCACGAAGAAAATGCGCCACAATAAAAAAGGGAGCAGAAACTTGGGTGAGACTCTCCATTAAGCGAATACAGAGCCCAGAATGAAGCTCTGTTCCTTCCTGACCCCGGGGTTCAGAGGCAGATGCGTGGCTTCATGGACTATATTGACCTCCAGACTGAGAACGAGGGAGTGGAGTTAAATGAGGTTAACAAGTGGAGGTTAAACGCAGCTAAATGTAGTTTACTGCCTCCTAATTTGGGTGAGTTTCCTCTTCTCTCAAATGAGGTAAACAGGTCAGTTTGTGTGAGCTTCATTTCTTCTCGAATAAGGTAAGAGGGTgagttttcccatttttctatGCATGGTCAGCAGTTGGGAGGCATACAGCATTCCTCTTGGTCCACACTCAATAGCCATCACTATCTCCAGACCCTTCATCCCCCAGCCCCAATTTCCTACAGAAAAAGCTCCTCATATTCCCAGTTCTCCTCCTCATACCAATTTTAAACTACATTTCCTAAGCCCTGCCATGCTGCCCTCTGGGCTCTTTAGTCCCTGCCTGCATGACTGGCAGCCAAGCagtgctgcctgccctgggcacgGTCAGGTACAGGGCACGATGGCCCACCCTCCCTTCTCGTGCTCAGGGCTCTGTCTTGCTCCTCTGCCTGGCTGCCGGTCTTTGTGGACAGAGcacaaataaaatgtatttgataTCAGCCTATCATGGCATCTCAAACCTCTCAACAGATTAAATGTGCCTACAGACTCAAAGGAGAAGGTAGTGAATACATCAAATGCTATTAGAAAACTAgtttggacatcaggaacaACAGTACAGCAAGTCCCCTCTGTCTGTATATTCTGTGTCTCTGGGGTTTCTAATGCTGTATTTGAATTTTACAAAACATGTTTGAGTAATGTTTATCAACTGGTGAGTCTTCAACCCCACATATTCACTGGGTCtgctaaaaaaaccctacagaACTCTTGCTTTTGGATAAACCTTCAATTTGCAGGTGGTGGTGGAAGCACCCAAAGATGAGTATGGAGGCACTGGCACTCAGACCAAAGGTCCACCTGGCCTGCAGGCTTTTTGTGGTGCTCAAGAGAGGCTCCAGGTTTTTCAGGTGCATGGACTCCATTCCTGAGAGTGGTCAATAAAGGGAAGGACTGATTGTTCACTTCCTTTGTGGGCAAGGAtaaatgctgctgctcctgcctggcgGGACAAATGGGAAAGGCAGTGTACGCAGGTTCGTAGGATGCCGTAGGGAGAGGCCATCACATTATTGCTCCCAATCTCAGTCTATCCTATCTACTGCCAGAACATGATTTTGTCACTCCCAGAGAGATTCCAGCCTCTAATATCTTTTACCATCTACTTTTGAGACTCTTGGAGATCATTATAGCAGTTTCAGCCTGCTCTTGCCTCTGCAAGAGGCAAGACTTGCACTTGGCAGTCCTGAAGCCAATCCCCATCTATCTTCaagaatgtatttattttgcttccCTCTCCTATCTCAGAACAACCCATCCAGACCTAGAAGTGCTCTCTATGCTCCCATACTCCATCCTTTCTGGTTCCTTCCCTGTGGTGgctacacacacacacggtTTGCAAGAGCCAAGCACTTCTCTTAGGGATGTATTATGGCAAAAAGCAAATAATGGGCCCACCACCCAGCCTCACACAGGATCCTTGTCCAAATCAAGAACACCAAAAGGTGTGTTTCCTGAGAAGATCCAGCAGGTAGAGCTGACTGTGGGTGGCCACGGGAGGCAAACAGTGTGAGTTCTGTCCTGGAGTTTCCAAAGGAGGTCTCATTTCCAAAGAAATGGCCCATCCACTCCTATGCTCTAGTTCTGCTGTTCAGCACAAAGCTGTGGACTGCCACAGCAGACCATGAGAGGCACTTCAATGTTTGGAGAAGAAAACTGTCTTAGAGAGCATCAAGATTTTTATTCTGCCCTCTAACCTGGAAGAAGACTCCACTCTGTCAGTGAAATAAGAGGGTCAAATTTTTCTTAGAGCCTCTTTCTGCCTATCTCTTCCAAACCCACACAAGCAAACACCTGGCTAATAACTTGTGGCTCTGGGTGCTGGCCAAGTCATGGTGCCTGGGCTGCTTCTTGATGGGCTTCTCTTTGATTCCAGCTTGGCTGCTAAAGCTGTCAGGTTACTTGCTGAGCTGCAAATAACATTCCTTTAAAGATGTGATGCTCAGTGGATATTCCCTGGTCCCCACAAGGGTCTGTTATTCAGCTTTCTATGAAGGGCAAAACAAGTCCTAGCATTGTGGAGAGGCAGTGCACTGTTGGCATTCACAGTGGCATGGCACCTCTCCAACCTGAAGGCTGGGCAGGCACTTGAATGGTCAGTGGAGGAGTGATTGGGAATTTGTGTGTTTGGTCAGTCCTTAGAATCCTTCAGCCTCTGTttactgctgctgtctgcagaaGACTTGTGGTTCTGGGAACAGACTGAAGTGAGGCATTGAAACATGAAGGGGcagaagaaggggaaaagcacAGAAGGTGGGACAGAAAGCTTCTTCAAACCCCTTCCCACCCCTGGAAAGGAACACAAACATTTATCCCTCTTTCCTCCCAGCCCACACACATGGAGTGGCTCAAGCAGCATGTT
This sequence is a window from Anomalospiza imberbis isolate Cuckoo-Finch-1a 21T00152 chromosome 1, ASM3175350v1, whole genome shotgun sequence. Protein-coding genes within it:
- the NR1D2 gene encoding nuclear receptor subfamily 1 group D member 2 isoform X1; its protein translation is MDPPGEPCARCVYVPRGAPAHWPRGAVTRALHNSGGAAARGGGRRGHVRRAGGRCFGGVIAYISSSSSASSPASCHSESSDSGFQSSSSPVPSPPNSSSSESGCNGRSSESSDGAPKSDRLEETIKTNQSSVAGLTKGHNGVTKFNGMVLLCKVCGDVASGFHYGVHACEGCKGFFRRSIQQNIQYKKCLKNNNCSIMRMNRNRCQQCRFKKCLSVGMSRDAVRFGRIPKREKQRMLIEMQSAMKTMMNSQFSGHLPNEALTEHQDQAPQEDLSSKPKQERETIKSPSPPPSADMAKEEVIGMVTRAHKDTFMYNQEQSQNPAEMMQPQSGERVSKNTEQYILSSEHCVGGLSGPQYPEREQHLGGQYKGRSTMHYPSGHPVCFTNSHCMNFASGYTQRMCERIPEDGFSPNKNTTYSCSTGGRMHLVCPMSKTPHVDPNKSGHEIWEEFSLSFTPAVKEVVEFAKRIPGFRDLSQHDQVNLLKAGTFEVLMVRFASLFDAKERTVTFLSGKKYSVDDLHSMGAGDLLNSMFEFSEKLNALQLSDEEMSLFTAVVLVSADRSGIENVNSVEALQETLIRALRTLIMKNHPNEASIFTKLLLKLPDLRSLNNMHSEELLAFKVHP
- the NR1D2 gene encoding nuclear receptor subfamily 1 group D member 2 isoform X4 translates to MRGVIAYISSSSSASSPASCHSESSDSGFQSSSSPVPSPPNSSSSESGCNGRSSESSDGAPKSDRLEETIKTNQSSVAGLTKGHNGVTKFNGMVLLCKVCGDVASGFHYGVHACEGCKGFFRRSIQQNIQYKKCLKNNNCSIMRMNRNRCQQCRFKKCLSVGMSRDAVRFGRIPKREKQRMLIEMQSAMKTMMNSQFSGHLPNEALTEHQDQAPQEDLSSKPKQERETIKSPSPPPSADMAKEEVIGMVTRAHKDTFMYNQEQSQNPAEMMQPQSGERVSKNTEQYILSSEHCVGGLSGPQYPEREQHLGGQYKGRSTMHYPSGHPVCFTNSHCMNFASGYTQRMCERIPEDGFSPNKNTTYSCSTGGRMHLVCPMSKTPHVDPNKSGHEIWEEFSLSFTPAVKEVVEFAKRIPGFRDLSQHDQVNLLKAGTFEVLMVRFASLFDAKERTVTFLSGKKYSVDDLHSMGAGDLLNSMFEFSEKLNALQLSDEEMSLFTAVVLVSADRSGIENVNSVEALQETLIRALRTLIMKNHPNEASIFTKLLLKLPDLRSLNNMHSEELLAFKVHP
- the NR1D2 gene encoding nuclear receptor subfamily 1 group D member 2 isoform X3, which encodes MEVSAGGVIAYISSSSSASSPASCHSESSDSGFQSSSSPVPSPPNSSSSESGCNGRSSESSDGAPKSDRLEETIKTNQSSVAGLTKGHNGVTKFNGMVLLCKVCGDVASGFHYGVHACEGCKGFFRRSIQQNIQYKKCLKNNNCSIMRMNRNRCQQCRFKKCLSVGMSRDAVRFGRIPKREKQRMLIEMQSAMKTMMNSQFSGHLPNEALTEHQDQAPQEDLSSKPKQERETIKSPSPPPSADMAKEEVIGMVTRAHKDTFMYNQEQSQNPAEMMQPQSGERVSKNTEQYILSSEHCVGGLSGPQYPEREQHLGGQYKGRSTMHYPSGHPVCFTNSHCMNFASGYTQRMCERIPEDGFSPNKNTTYSCSTGGRMHLVCPMSKTPHVDPNKSGHEIWEEFSLSFTPAVKEVVEFAKRIPGFRDLSQHDQVNLLKAGTFEVLMVRFASLFDAKERTVTFLSGKKYSVDDLHSMGAGDLLNSMFEFSEKLNALQLSDEEMSLFTAVVLVSADRSGIENVNSVEALQETLIRALRTLIMKNHPNEASIFTKLLLKLPDLRSLNNMHSEELLAFKVHP